One window from the genome of Pedobacter schmidteae encodes:
- a CDS encoding TlpA disulfide reductase family protein — MKKKIMTMLLILCGSIGVASAQSKTKATGAIVELQYPVKVDSMWVHDPSKEDVEMVKPNQQGRFVLNFKPSFPRVITVGAEVPKRWRNDLHLESGDHIQMVIDAAGNIKFSGKGAMKQEILYEDKKREIGLWDKADFEKMSGNDLLKLFTQISDASINFLAANKQKVSPAFYKDQMVNFVYAKKSKAFGTPGTLRIYGKRKLSTVIPDGYWDLDKDVKQDDALLSNKTYSNFMTYTYVDFLRSKVLAGQGMLDSTLSIEKRTAMNYELIEKHFTGKLRSLALGNALQSAFNRAKDVETFKPLLEKYLAKYALGEDGKKTLTSYDNYAKTNVGKVPPHFVLTDENGKDVEMKDFAGKVVYMDFWASWCGPCRYEMKNGSPKLHAQFKDNKNVVFLYVSIDDRSDLWKKAIAEDKIEGVHLLSAGGFKSPVGRAFNINGVPHYIIIGKDGKIFDNNAPRPSQDITVTKINEALGAK, encoded by the coding sequence ATGAAAAAGAAAATAATGACGATGTTGCTGATCCTGTGCGGGAGCATAGGTGTTGCATCAGCACAAAGCAAAACAAAAGCAACAGGTGCTATTGTTGAGCTACAATACCCGGTTAAAGTAGATTCGATGTGGGTGCATGACCCCTCAAAAGAGGATGTTGAGATGGTGAAACCCAATCAGCAGGGGCGTTTTGTGCTCAATTTTAAACCATCTTTTCCGCGTGTAATTACCGTTGGAGCAGAAGTTCCTAAGCGCTGGAGAAATGACCTGCACCTGGAAAGTGGAGACCATATCCAAATGGTAATTGACGCTGCGGGTAACATCAAATTCTCGGGAAAAGGGGCGATGAAACAGGAGATTTTGTATGAGGACAAAAAGAGGGAAATAGGGCTTTGGGATAAAGCAGATTTTGAAAAAATGTCTGGAAATGACCTCCTGAAGTTGTTTACCCAAATATCCGACGCGTCTATCAACTTTTTAGCAGCCAACAAGCAAAAGGTGAGCCCGGCTTTTTATAAAGATCAGATGGTCAATTTCGTGTATGCAAAGAAAAGTAAGGCTTTTGGTACACCGGGCACTTTGCGGATCTACGGAAAGCGTAAACTATCAACGGTGATACCGGATGGTTACTGGGATCTGGACAAGGATGTGAAACAGGATGATGCGCTGCTTTCCAACAAAACTTATAGTAATTTTATGACCTATACCTATGTCGACTTTTTAAGGTCAAAAGTGTTGGCCGGACAGGGAATGTTGGACAGTACCCTTTCTATTGAAAAACGGACGGCAATGAATTATGAGCTGATTGAAAAGCATTTTACCGGTAAGTTGCGTAGCCTGGCGCTGGGCAATGCGCTGCAATCGGCCTTTAACCGCGCAAAGGATGTAGAGACGTTTAAACCTTTGCTGGAAAAATATCTGGCCAAATATGCCCTTGGTGAAGATGGTAAGAAAACTTTGACCAGCTATGATAATTATGCTAAAACCAATGTAGGTAAGGTACCGCCGCATTTTGTGTTGACAGACGAAAATGGAAAAGATGTAGAGATGAAGGATTTTGCGGGTAAAGTGGTGTATATGGATTTTTGGGCCAGCTGGTGTGGCCCATGCAGGTATGAAATGAAGAATGGCAGCCCTAAGTTGCATGCTCAGTTTAAAGACAATAAAAATGTGGTGTTTTTATATGTCAGTATAGATGACCGGAGCGACCTTTGGAAAAAAGCTATTGCTGAAGACAAAATTGAGGGTGTTCATTTGTTATCGGCCGGAGGTTTTAAAAGCCCGGTAGGACGTGCATTTAATATCAATGGCGTACCCCATTACATCATTATTGGCAAGGACGGGAAAATTTTTGACAACAATGCACCAAGGCCGAGCCAGGATATCACAGTCACTAAAATAAACGAAGCCTTAGGGGCAAAGTAA
- a CDS encoding RagB/SusD family nutrient uptake outer membrane protein translates to MKIFSRILMVLMSFGMSFSACKIDDIKPMNALTDENVISNEATAQSVLNSVYAKSRVFYTAMSGYLIEFLGNGLANLQPAYGSQNMDVNDVRFNDDFVSAYYPEQYQLINQANWLVSLLEQGKAVGLGEQRKNEMIAEARCLRAMAHFNVLRLYGQFYDPNSTYGIVIRTTPGKGLENLPRKTVQQSYDAIVADLEFAAANGPTGVAHRLVSRTTAKAFLAKAYLYMGNYGAAAAQALAVIGNTDGYALENQYADVFKNRFDSKETLFSPFVNGLQEQAGPVYQIRSSSFSADLEQLANAAVAGPGSLSGAGSGYDPRFSYVYAQNSKGINNNGKYPFYVADPGNGSAFGNTIYPLRMAEVYLIYAEAKARLSTGVDADAVLRVNEIRKRAGVVLSPIAPADKKALLLAIYQEKMLELVGENGEHWFDMVRYDRLGDIAAATTKPSISNVNKLIMPIPQTARAGNKELVQNPGYE, encoded by the coding sequence ATGAAGATATTTTCAAGAATACTGATGGTGCTGATGAGCTTTGGAATGAGCTTTAGTGCCTGTAAGATAGATGACATCAAGCCGATGAATGCGCTTACGGACGAAAATGTGATCAGTAATGAAGCTACTGCCCAATCGGTGCTGAACAGCGTGTATGCAAAATCGAGGGTGTTTTATACCGCTATGTCGGGTTATCTGATTGAGTTTTTGGGCAATGGCCTGGCCAATCTGCAGCCTGCATACGGTAGTCAGAATATGGATGTCAATGATGTTCGGTTTAATGATGATTTTGTCTCGGCATATTATCCGGAACAATATCAGTTGATCAACCAGGCCAACTGGCTGGTTTCGTTGTTGGAGCAAGGAAAGGCCGTAGGGCTGGGCGAGCAACGGAAAAATGAAATGATTGCTGAGGCAAGGTGCCTGAGGGCTATGGCCCATTTTAATGTACTCAGGTTGTACGGTCAGTTCTATGACCCGAACTCAACCTATGGCATTGTGATCAGGACTACTCCGGGCAAAGGCCTGGAAAATTTGCCACGGAAAACGGTGCAACAATCGTACGATGCAATTGTGGCCGATTTGGAGTTTGCGGCAGCAAATGGCCCAACCGGAGTGGCACACCGGCTGGTTAGCAGGACCACTGCAAAAGCTTTTTTGGCGAAGGCTTACCTCTATATGGGGAATTATGGAGCGGCTGCGGCCCAGGCGCTTGCGGTGATTGGCAATACCGATGGCTACGCATTGGAAAACCAGTATGCTGATGTGTTTAAAAACCGATTTGATTCGAAGGAAACTCTCTTTTCCCCTTTTGTGAACGGCTTACAAGAGCAGGCCGGACCGGTTTATCAGATCAGGAGCAGCAGCTTTTCGGCCGATCTGGAACAGCTGGCCAATGCCGCAGTTGCGGGGCCTGGTAGCCTGAGCGGGGCGGGCTCTGGTTACGACCCAAGGTTTAGCTATGTGTATGCACAAAACTCAAAAGGAATAAATAACAACGGGAAATATCCTTTTTATGTAGCTGATCCGGGCAATGGATCGGCGTTTGGGAACACCATCTATCCGCTCAGAATGGCCGAGGTTTATCTGATTTATGCGGAAGCCAAAGCCCGGTTGTCCACGGGTGTAGATGCAGATGCTGTATTGCGGGTAAATGAAATCAGAAAACGCGCCGGTGTGGTGCTTAGCCCTATTGCCCCTGCTGATAAAAAAGCCCTGCTACTGGCTATTTATCAGGAAAAAATGTTGGAGCTGGTGGGCGAAAACGGAGAGCATTGGTTTGATATGGTCCGTTACGACAGACTGGGCGATATTGCAGCTGCAACCACCAAGCCTAGTATTTCCAATGTCAATAAACTGATTATGCCCATACCACAAACGGCAAGGGCAGGTAATAAGGAGCTGGTGCAAAATCCGGGATACGAATAG
- a CDS encoding TonB-dependent receptor, whose amino-acid sequence MYEFYTTKQGVLKRYACKILLVMRITTIILMASLMQVSASTLAQRITYSKKEASFAEIFKEIRKQTGYNVLWSARKIKDEVKIKVDFNNTRLETALFKILENQPFSYEITDNTIMITEKTPSILDRTIELFRKTEVKGVVADGKGKPLPGASIVVKGRKGAISTNAAGEFTISGVSETDILQISYVGFASREISVAALKQNPMVILTESTSELSETVVVGYGVQRKGDITGSVATIGEKDLGKRSLGSASFDRALGGLAKGVLVAENNGELGAAASINIRGFTSPFSGGSNRPLFVIDGVILNTDAQYDTGGETMFTPQSNPLLALGPDNIESISILKDAAATAIYGSRGANGVIIVSTKKGRKGEKSVISLSYANTVGRPVNTLEPMNTAQFKAFTDVLLQNTVAAVNAGQVPASRLSYYIGTGLANISQDPVTKKYSYTGLVDSFFGNANVDWFKEIYRDNASTRQANLSMRGGSDKTTYSLSGAYYDQQGLMLNSSLKQYSFNLNLNTELSKYISTGASINLNANTNKAGSDPNNDIRGRFYLVARPDLPVYDEQGLFLRQPSLVSGPGGYKSNPLAQLQYESTFKGYNLSGNAFVAAEPVAGLKLKAAFNGGMFLTKSDEFSPQVVQNITPGYPFYDSGLSVSDALVNNYITDLSANYGLKLNGQHQLDFTAGYIWDRTMVRRTYNYYQGFPDDKILNNVNNASTVLAYGGGSIETGLNSIFGRVNYNFNDRYLATVNFRSDASSKFGPGNKRGYFPSISFGWNISNEGFFDKSGVMERLKLRLSAGKTGSSNISDFAYFQFFQKGFRELGQYNGSPAVEFSETLPNPKISWETTYDYNAGLDFGFKNRRIYGSVDVYYRNTPNSIAATPFSVELGPESFSSNLVSMINKGVEIELGGDILPRAEGFGWTASVNWSLNRNKIKSLNNATIDPFFQDAFIVGKPLGTIKGYQTAGIFQSQAEVDALNAAAVAKYGAGSYYDLKGTAPGDFKMADVNGDGRITVEDRIVLGSIEPDFFGGFSNTFSYKGFELTAFFQFVKGIEATWNNSSPSANPLDNNLAMFAGNTWTPQNTGAKYPRVVYGNPGQNSRGNDQLVYDASYLRLKTLYLSYSFGQKITERLKMKSLSVFVSAANLFTISNWPGTDPGTLYSGSVSGRRENRDPYPLGKSISMGLNVQF is encoded by the coding sequence ATGTACGAATTTTATACCACCAAGCAAGGTGTACTGAAACGGTATGCCTGCAAAATCCTGCTTGTTATGCGAATAACTACCATCATATTAATGGCCAGCCTGATGCAGGTAAGTGCGAGTACCCTGGCCCAGCGGATTACCTATTCAAAAAAAGAGGCTTCATTTGCCGAAATCTTTAAAGAGATCAGAAAGCAAACAGGTTATAATGTGCTTTGGTCGGCCAGAAAAATAAAAGATGAGGTAAAAATCAAAGTCGATTTTAACAATACCCGGCTGGAAACCGCTTTATTTAAAATACTGGAAAACCAGCCTTTCAGCTATGAGATAACCGACAATACAATCATGATAACGGAGAAAACACCTTCTATTCTGGACAGAACAATTGAATTGTTCCGGAAAACAGAAGTGAAAGGTGTGGTGGCAGATGGCAAGGGTAAGCCACTTCCCGGTGCCTCAATTGTGGTTAAGGGACGTAAAGGCGCTATAAGCACGAATGCTGCGGGCGAATTTACCATAAGCGGAGTATCAGAAACAGACATACTACAGATCAGCTATGTGGGCTTTGCCAGTAGAGAAATCAGTGTGGCCGCACTGAAACAGAACCCTATGGTGATATTGACCGAATCCACCAGTGAGCTGAGCGAAACTGTAGTCGTGGGATATGGTGTTCAGCGCAAAGGCGACATCACCGGATCTGTGGCCACAATTGGTGAGAAAGACCTTGGAAAACGAAGTTTAGGGAGTGCAAGTTTTGACCGTGCTTTGGGCGGTTTGGCAAAAGGTGTATTGGTGGCCGAGAATAACGGAGAGCTGGGGGCAGCAGCCAGCATCAATATCAGGGGCTTTACTTCACCTTTTTCGGGCGGTAGCAACCGGCCGCTTTTTGTGATTGACGGCGTGATCCTGAACACCGATGCACAATATGATACCGGCGGAGAAACTATGTTTACCCCTCAAAGCAATCCGCTACTGGCCCTTGGCCCGGACAATATCGAAAGCATCAGCATTTTGAAAGATGCCGCGGCCACCGCCATATATGGTTCAAGGGGGGCAAATGGGGTAATCATTGTCAGCACCAAAAAGGGCCGTAAAGGCGAAAAATCGGTTATCAGCTTATCATATGCCAATACCGTTGGCCGCCCGGTTAACACACTTGAACCGATGAATACCGCACAATTTAAAGCTTTTACTGACGTGCTGCTTCAAAATACGGTAGCGGCCGTAAACGCCGGACAGGTTCCCGCATCACGGTTATCCTACTATATAGGCACCGGACTGGCCAATATCAGTCAGGACCCGGTTACAAAAAAGTATAGCTATACCGGCCTGGTGGATAGTTTTTTTGGGAATGCCAATGTTGACTGGTTTAAGGAGATTTACCGCGACAATGCCAGCACCAGGCAGGCCAACCTGAGCATGAGGGGTGGCAGCGATAAAACTACTTATAGCTTAAGCGGGGCCTATTACGACCAGCAAGGCCTGATGCTGAATAGTTCGCTAAAACAATATAGCTTTAACCTGAACCTAAACACGGAACTTAGCAAATATATCAGCACCGGAGCCTCCATCAATTTAAATGCGAATACCAATAAAGCGGGGAGCGACCCAAATAACGACATCAGGGGGAGGTTTTATCTGGTCGCCCGACCCGATTTGCCAGTGTACGACGAGCAAGGCCTGTTTTTGCGTCAGCCTAGTCTGGTGAGCGGGCCCGGTGGTTATAAATCTAACCCGCTTGCACAGTTACAATACGAGAGTACTTTTAAGGGCTACAACCTGTCCGGAAATGCATTTGTAGCTGCCGAGCCTGTAGCCGGACTTAAACTAAAGGCTGCTTTTAACGGAGGGATGTTCCTGACCAAATCAGATGAATTTTCGCCACAGGTTGTTCAGAACATTACGCCAGGTTATCCGTTTTATGACTCGGGATTGAGTGTTTCGGATGCCTTGGTAAACAACTATATTACCGATTTAAGTGCCAATTATGGTTTAAAGCTAAACGGGCAGCACCAGTTGGATTTTACCGCAGGGTATATCTGGGACCGCACGATGGTAAGAAGGACCTACAATTATTACCAGGGCTTCCCGGACGATAAGATCTTAAATAATGTAAACAACGCGAGCACCGTATTGGCTTATGGCGGCGGCTCTATAGAAACCGGCTTGAACTCTATATTTGGAAGGGTAAATTACAACTTTAATGACAGGTACCTGGCTACTGTAAATTTCCGGTCAGACGCCTCTTCAAAATTTGGACCGGGCAATAAACGCGGTTATTTCCCCTCCATTTCTTTTGGATGGAACATCAGCAACGAAGGCTTTTTTGATAAAAGCGGGGTTATGGAGCGTTTAAAACTTAGGCTGAGCGCAGGTAAAACGGGTTCATCCAATATCAGCGACTTTGCCTATTTCCAGTTCTTTCAAAAAGGTTTCCGCGAGCTGGGTCAGTACAATGGCAGTCCGGCCGTAGAATTTTCGGAAACCCTTCCTAACCCTAAAATTTCCTGGGAAACCACTTACGACTACAACGCCGGGCTTGATTTTGGCTTCAAAAACAGGCGCATTTACGGGAGTGTTGATGTGTATTACAGAAATACCCCAAACAGCATTGCTGCAACCCCGTTTTCGGTTGAGCTGGGACCTGAAAGCTTTTCATCAAACCTGGTAAGTATGATCAATAAGGGAGTTGAAATTGAACTGGGGGGTGATATTTTGCCACGCGCTGAAGGTTTTGGCTGGACTGCTAGCGTCAACTGGTCATTGAACAGGAACAAGATCAAATCTTTAAACAATGCTACCATAGATCCTTTTTTTCAGGATGCCTTTATCGTGGGCAAGCCTTTGGGTACCATAAAGGGCTACCAAACGGCCGGGATTTTCCAGAGCCAGGCCGAAGTTGATGCTTTAAATGCGGCAGCGGTTGCAAAGTACGGTGCGGGCAGCTATTATGATTTGAAGGGTACCGCCCCCGGAGATTTTAAAATGGCCGACGTGAACGGAGATGGAAGAATTACGGTTGAGGACAGGATCGTTCTGGGTAGTATTGAACCCGATTTTTTTGGTGGGTTCAGTAATACGTTTTCGTACAAAGGATTTGAGCTGACTGCATTTTTTCAGTTTGTAAAGGGCATCGAGGCTACCTGGAACAATTCATCGCCAAGTGCCAACCCTTTGGACAATAACCTGGCGATGTTTGCCGGTAATACCTGGACACCGCAAAACACGGGTGCCAAATACCCAAGGGTGGTATACGGTAATCCCGGGCAAAACTCGCGTGGAAACGATCAGTTGGTATACGATGCATCTTACCTGCGGTTAAAAACATTGTACCTGAGCTATAGTTTTGGACAAAAGATAACCGAGCGGTTAAAAATGAAAAGCTTATCGGTATTTGTTTCTGCAGCCAACTTGTTTACCATTTCAAACTGGCCGGGAACCGATCCCGGAACATTGTACAGTGGAAGTGTTTCGGGCAGGCGCGAAAACAGGGACCCCTATCCTTTGGGCAAAAGTATTTCGATGGGTTTAAATGTTCAATTTTAA
- a CDS encoding DUF1398 domain-containing protein, producing MFTAEQIKTAHDKVKSGADFPSYIQEIKALGVTHYEAYVSDGHIDYHGVGGYTAKVQAKYETISISDTPNAEEFKAQLLAHQQGKTDFLTFIKMCATCGIEKWAICMDKMTCTYYDKAGNEILTEEIPH from the coding sequence ATGTTTACAGCAGAACAAATCAAAACGGCCCACGACAAAGTAAAATCAGGCGCAGATTTTCCATCATACATTCAGGAAATTAAGGCATTAGGTGTCACCCACTATGAAGCCTATGTATCCGATGGGCATATTGACTATCACGGCGTTGGCGGCTATACAGCGAAAGTGCAGGCAAAGTATGAAACCATATCCATTTCCGACACCCCAAACGCTGAAGAATTTAAGGCACAACTATTGGCTCACCAACAGGGAAAAACGGATTTTCTTACTTTCATTAAAATGTGTGCAACATGTGGCATCGAAAAGTGGGCAATATGCATGGATAAAATGACCTGTACCTATTACGACAAAGCCGGCAATGAAATCCTGACAGAAGAAATCCCTCACTAG
- a CDS encoding class I SAM-dependent methyltransferase — MNNRENVFEVYNKIAGWYDENRYRGLLEKDYLDKLLSFLEPGATVLDIGCGTGMPILNYLQTQGLKVVGVDASFKMLDIAIQNFPATRFVLADMRYLALKEQFDAVIAWDSFFHLQTADQPVMFEIFKKHLKPKGILLFTSGTEHGEAWGMNGGENLFHASLSTEAYAALLEENGFKVLKHKVNDPNCGNATVWMAQLKEL, encoded by the coding sequence ATGAATAATCGTGAAAATGTTTTTGAGGTATACAACAAAATAGCCGGTTGGTATGATGAAAACCGATACCGGGGTTTACTGGAAAAAGATTATCTGGATAAGCTCCTCAGTTTTTTAGAGCCGGGTGCTACTGTTTTAGATATAGGCTGTGGTACCGGGATGCCTATTTTGAATTATCTGCAAACGCAAGGCCTAAAGGTGGTGGGCGTAGATGCCAGTTTTAAAATGCTGGATATTGCCATTCAGAACTTTCCTGCTACCCGGTTTGTACTTGCCGATATGCGGTATCTGGCTTTGAAAGAACAGTTTGATGCGGTAATTGCCTGGGATAGTTTTTTTCATTTACAGACGGCCGACCAACCTGTTATGTTTGAGATCTTTAAAAAACATTTGAAACCTAAGGGCATTTTGCTTTTTACCTCCGGGACAGAACATGGCGAAGCCTGGGGAATGAATGGAGGCGAAAATCTGTTTCATGCATCCTTAAGTACCGAAGCATACGCCGCACTGTTAGAAGAGAACGGGTTTAAGGTGCTGAAACATAAGGTAAACGACCCCAACTGTGGCAATGCGACGGTTTGGATGGCTCAGCTGAAGGAACTTTAA
- the rplM gene encoding 50S ribosomal protein L13, with product MNTLSYKTVSANAKTVNKQWVVVDAEGEILGRLSSKIAMIIRGKNKPEYTPHVDCGDNVIVINADKIKLTGNKMNDKVYISYTGYPGGQRFISPKELLAKHPKRVIEKAVRGMLPKTKLGAKLYTNLFVYTGAEHPHAAQSPKTIKL from the coding sequence GTGAATACGTTAAGTTACAAAACTGTCTCTGCCAATGCAAAAACTGTTAACAAACAGTGGGTTGTTGTGGATGCTGAAGGCGAGATTTTGGGGCGCTTGTCATCGAAGATCGCTATGATCATCCGTGGTAAAAACAAGCCTGAGTATACCCCACACGTAGACTGCGGTGATAACGTTATTGTTATTAATGCAGACAAAATTAAGTTGACCGGAAATAAAATGAACGACAAAGTTTATATTTCTTACACTGGTTATCCAGGTGGTCAGCGTTTCATTTCTCCGAAAGAGTTATTGGCGAAACACCCTAAGCGTGTTATCGAGAAAGCTGTTCGTGGTATGTTACCTAAAACTAAACTTGGTGCTAAATTATACACCAACCTTTTTGTTTATACAGGTGCAGAACATCCTCATGCAGCACAATCACCAAAAACCATTAAACTTTAA
- a CDS encoding FecR family protein: protein MDNQVYTILEKYYRNECSPEEVRVLMAHFNTASEQDLMNYIMKGFEWEKKDFGYNTADKEALDAVYRNLEERIRQAKVDYVMPVERNLPKAGHSMLTIDDTTTTVRRPLWLRYIGVAASIIIILGAGLWFYRPAVILNLLQNPIALTMKNDIAPGHNGATLTLANGRVIDLSDKQTGVIIENDKLIYNDNTHVIPSEARDLLNSTDKRSLPYGRDDDKGGNDQKSEAFIASTAKGQIYQITLPEGTKVWLNADSKLEFPSNFGNSVQRIVKLKGEAYFEVAKVMIKDKGAKSHNKRMPFIVESAGQSLEVLGTHFNVSAYKGEGIRTTLLEGSVRVAYTSRHPEPGLGSGMGKSVRQLRDPGLRRDDGQGGDSGVGPHSATGHAVLDGSLNTKYPVLSTILKPGQQSLVTANSKIKVREVDAAEAVGWKNGMFMFSDESLESVMAKISRWYNVDVVYQDGARTAEIFAGSINRFEQLSKVLEMLQKVGDVKFKVEGRRVTVMK from the coding sequence GTGGACAACCAGGTTTATACCATTTTAGAGAAATATTACCGGAACGAATGTTCGCCGGAGGAAGTGCGTGTACTAATGGCCCATTTCAATACGGCTTCTGAGCAGGATCTGATGAATTATATCATGAAAGGCTTTGAATGGGAGAAAAAGGATTTCGGCTATAATACTGCGGACAAGGAAGCGCTGGATGCTGTGTACCGAAACCTGGAGGAAAGAATCAGACAGGCTAAAGTTGATTACGTTATGCCGGTTGAAAGGAACTTACCAAAGGCTGGTCACAGCATGCTAACGATTGATGACACCACAACAACAGTCCGCAGGCCTTTATGGCTGCGTTATATAGGCGTGGCCGCTTCAATAATAATCATACTTGGTGCTGGTTTGTGGTTTTATCGTCCTGCCGTCATCCTGAATTTACTTCAGAACCCTATTGCGCTGACCATGAAAAATGATATAGCTCCCGGCCACAACGGCGCAACACTTACCCTTGCCAACGGCAGGGTGATTGATTTAAGCGATAAGCAAACCGGAGTAATTATCGAAAATGATAAATTGATCTATAATGATAATACACACGTCATCCCGAGCGAAGCGAGGGATCTCTTGAATAGCACAGACAAAAGATCTCTTCCATATGGTCGAGATGACGACAAGGGCGGCAATGACCAGAAGAGTGAAGCCTTCATTGCAAGCACCGCCAAAGGCCAGATTTACCAGATAACCTTACCTGAGGGCACCAAGGTGTGGCTCAACGCCGACAGTAAATTGGAGTTTCCTTCAAATTTTGGCAATAGTGTACAAAGAATTGTGAAACTTAAAGGCGAAGCTTATTTCGAAGTGGCTAAGGTGATGATTAAAGATAAAGGAGCGAAGAGTCATAACAAAAGAATGCCTTTTATTGTAGAGTCGGCAGGGCAAAGCCTGGAAGTACTGGGTACCCATTTTAATGTGAGTGCTTACAAGGGAGAAGGAATCAGGACAACTTTGCTGGAGGGGAGCGTGCGGGTGGCTTATACGTCCCGTCATCCTGAACCTGGTTTAGGATCTGGTATGGGTAAGTCAGTCAGGCAGTTGCGAGATCCCGGCCTGCGCCGGGATGACGGACAAGGTGGGGATTCCGGCGTAGGCCCCCATTCTGCAACGGGACATGCTGTTTTAGATGGTAGTCTAAATACTAAATACCCGGTACTAAGTACCATTTTAAAACCCGGCCAGCAGTCTCTTGTCACAGCCAATTCGAAGATAAAAGTTAGAGAAGTGGATGCGGCCGAGGCTGTGGGCTGGAAAAACGGGATGTTTATGTTCAGCGATGAGTCTCTGGAAAGTGTAATGGCCAAAATATCCAGATGGTACAATGTGGACGTTGTGTATCAGGATGGGGCCCGCACTGCCGAAATATTTGCCGGAAGTATCAATCGTTTTGAACAGCTATCTAAAGTATTGGAAATGCTGCAAAAGGTTGGCGATGTGAAATTTAAAGTAGAAGGAAGGAGGGTTACCGTAATGAAATAA